The proteins below come from a single bacterium genomic window:
- a CDS encoding prepilin-type N-terminal cleavage/methylation domain-containing protein: MKILNSIRGNNGFSLLELLIIISTLGVLASIVLPELAVYRLRSHNATAVSNLRNLLSTQELYYADHEAFADDVTTLETLGYKRNPEVRVSTNMNPGGGIAGQVFEAYAGHERGVALGDYHFSTLSGTYACYKFSSVSGYLEIVAPPAADCTTPD; the protein is encoded by the coding sequence ATGAAAATTTTAAACTCAATTCGGGGAAATAATGGCTTCAGCTTGCTGGAGTTATTAATCATTATTTCTACTCTTGGAGTTTTAGCTTCGATTGTTTTACCTGAACTTGCGGTTTATCGATTACGCTCTCATAATGCTACAGCTGTTTCTAATTTAAGAAACTTACTTTCAACTCAAGAATTATACTATGCGGATCATGAAGCTTTTGCTGATGATGTAACAACCTTAGAAACACTTGGGTATAAACGTAATCCTGAAGTGCGGGTCAGTACAAACATGAATCCTGGTGGAGGTATTGCCGGTCAGGTTTTTGAAGCTTACGCCGGACATGAACGCGGAGTCGCCTTGGGCGATTATCACTTTAGCACCTTAAGTGGTACGTACGCCTGTTATAAATTCTCAAGTGTCTCTGGATATCT
- a CDS encoding DUF4340 domain-containing protein, translating into MNKKTLIKLAGTLVALVVLYFIFAPTEKQDIAGAILSALEPNKVSRIQIDQGENKLELSVKDKNWVVTSRGDYPADSSKIRALLVRLAEVNTDQLVTRNKKNHLNLGVTDEDVKAGKSKVTLYDPAGKVLSGLYIGNARNKGSGEGEFSLGVILGQYVRAVNSDDVYVIPEPVTAVAKPNHWLDTTLTDIIANKVETIEQKSGADVQFVVKRDFQVEPGKPGMFKLTVPPVADRKVKENILIQLRSGLEAFRFEDVIPAGDPSAQSLIFDRSTKYTLTDGTIYIVKTAEYDSKFFAKIEVGFSEEAITATKERHQVKLDQSQQAQAQVSASSSSSSSSGDTNLLPEPKYTTAEESAKLNAQFFKWVYQIPKFGVEKFRYAQADLFEISTTPQAQPRKANAREKTNSANKRQK; encoded by the coding sequence ATGAATAAAAAAACATTGATCAAGCTTGCAGGAACATTAGTCGCCTTGGTGGTTTTATATTTTATTTTCGCACCAACTGAGAAACAAGACATTGCAGGGGCAATTTTGTCCGCGCTAGAGCCGAATAAAGTTTCGAGAATTCAGATCGATCAAGGTGAGAATAAGCTTGAATTAAGCGTCAAAGATAAGAATTGGGTGGTGACGAGTCGTGGTGACTATCCTGCAGATAGTTCGAAAATTCGTGCCTTATTGGTCAGACTGGCTGAAGTCAATACCGATCAACTCGTCACGCGAAATAAAAAAAATCATCTCAATCTTGGAGTGACAGATGAAGATGTTAAAGCTGGGAAGAGTAAGGTCACGCTCTACGACCCTGCAGGTAAAGTTTTGTCTGGACTATACATCGGCAATGCTCGGAATAAAGGATCTGGAGAAGGAGAGTTTTCGCTCGGGGTGATTCTTGGACAGTATGTTCGTGCTGTTAATTCAGATGATGTGTACGTGATTCCAGAGCCTGTAACTGCCGTTGCTAAGCCGAATCATTGGCTTGATACAACCTTGACCGATATCATTGCCAATAAAGTAGAAACAATCGAGCAGAAATCTGGAGCGGATGTGCAGTTTGTCGTTAAGCGTGATTTTCAGGTTGAACCTGGCAAGCCTGGAATGTTTAAACTAACAGTCCCACCAGTTGCTGATCGTAAAGTTAAAGAAAATATCCTGATCCAATTGCGTTCTGGATTAGAAGCCTTCCGCTTTGAAGATGTTATTCCGGCAGGAGATCCCAGCGCGCAGTCACTGATCTTTGATCGTTCAACTAAATACACACTTACCGATGGAACAATTTACATCGTTAAAACCGCTGAGTATGACTCTAAATTTTTCGCTAAGATCGAAGTTGGATTTTCAGAAGAAGCTATTACTGCGACGAAAGAACGGCATCAAGTTAAACTCGATCAATCACAGCAAGCCCAGGCACAAGTCTCTGCTAGTTCGAGTTCTTCGAGTTCAAGCGGTGATACTAATCTCTTACCAGAGCCAAAATATACAACTGCAGAGGAGAGTGCTAAATTAAATGCGCAATTTTTTAAGTGGGTTTACCAAATTCCGAAGTTTGGTGTTGAAAAATTCCGCTACGCTCAGGCTGATTTGTTTGAAATCTCGACTACCCCGCAAGCTCAGCCACGTAAGGCGAATGCAAGGGAAAAGACCAATTCAGCTAATAAAAGACAGAAGTAG
- a CDS encoding Gldg family protein — MSSGSSSKRTLLSISGIILAIAIFIVANGLSRQVLHSWYLDLTDQNLYSLSAGSKKILAELQDPITLRFYYSKTDGARYPSLQLYASRVLELLREYQRLSQGNLKLEIYDPRPDTDEESWAEKYGLTPISMPAGDAIYFGLSGANGIGKESTIPLFNLGRQELLEYDISKLVYELSRASKPVVGILSPLKIQSAASQIPGQPQAPQQWTFISQLKSLAEVKFLDTTSGVIESGFDVVVLIHPRNLSNQTLFAIDQYLLNGGKLLVLEDPYCEADQADPEQAAQPDQQSTQGSSQLNQLLKNWGVELVEDKFVADVNLATRVSTGQGGVKDFVAWLNIPKDLLSANDPATTSIDSLLFPWAGALKLTAVEGITAEPLIGTTDQAMLVDTRSVKLGGGDPDSLLRSYAAGNEKLNIGVRLTGNFKTNFPAGDPAKPEGAEQNQSSSKQAPALKESKKPGTVVVIADVDFISDRYSLITQNVFGRSLVSLLNHNLVLLFNAIDQLTGSTDLITIRSRGKFSRPFERVQQIEINAQRRWQMEEQSLQADLNAANERLRTLEQNEHGEKPAAQQVFSDAVLDEIKQFKEQRRQAQERLREVRKNLREDKERLGTVLFLINTFLVPLVLLVVAVGKLIAKLRTKQRSN, encoded by the coding sequence ATGTCTAGCGGTAGTTCATCAAAACGGACTTTACTATCAATTTCCGGAATTATCCTGGCAATTGCAATTTTTATTGTTGCCAATGGATTGAGTCGACAGGTGCTGCACTCGTGGTATCTCGATCTGACCGATCAAAATCTTTACAGCCTTTCTGCCGGTAGTAAGAAGATTCTTGCTGAGCTGCAAGATCCTATCACTCTGCGCTTTTATTATAGTAAAACAGATGGCGCACGTTACCCCTCGCTGCAACTTTATGCTTCGCGCGTGCTTGAACTACTGCGTGAATATCAACGACTCTCGCAGGGTAATCTTAAGCTTGAAATTTATGATCCCCGACCCGATACAGATGAGGAGAGTTGGGCAGAGAAGTATGGTTTGACCCCAATTTCAATGCCTGCAGGTGATGCGATTTATTTTGGTCTTAGTGGGGCAAATGGCATTGGCAAGGAAAGCACAATTCCACTGTTTAATTTAGGCCGCCAAGAGTTACTAGAATATGATATCAGTAAGTTAGTTTACGAACTCTCACGTGCATCTAAGCCTGTAGTTGGAATTTTAAGCCCTCTAAAAATTCAAAGCGCAGCTTCGCAAATTCCAGGTCAGCCTCAAGCCCCGCAGCAATGGACATTTATTTCGCAATTAAAGAGTTTAGCTGAAGTTAAGTTTCTAGATACAACTTCTGGCGTGATCGAAAGCGGTTTTGATGTAGTGGTGTTGATCCATCCGAGAAATTTATCAAATCAAACGTTATTTGCCATCGATCAGTATCTGTTAAATGGCGGCAAACTACTTGTGCTAGAAGATCCCTATTGCGAAGCCGATCAAGCTGACCCTGAACAGGCAGCCCAGCCCGACCAACAGTCAACTCAAGGTAGTTCGCAGCTAAACCAATTGCTAAAAAACTGGGGAGTAGAATTGGTTGAAGATAAATTTGTAGCTGATGTGAATCTTGCAACCCGTGTTTCAACGGGACAAGGTGGAGTTAAAGATTTTGTTGCTTGGCTAAATATTCCTAAAGATTTATTGAGTGCAAACGATCCAGCAACAACTTCAATTGATAGTTTGCTTTTCCCTTGGGCTGGGGCACTTAAACTCACAGCAGTCGAGGGCATTACTGCAGAACCGTTGATCGGGACAACCGACCAGGCGATGCTAGTTGATACGCGGAGTGTAAAGCTTGGGGGAGGGGACCCTGATTCACTACTGCGTAGTTATGCTGCAGGAAATGAGAAATTAAATATTGGTGTGCGCCTCACAGGTAATTTTAAGACTAACTTCCCGGCTGGAGATCCAGCTAAACCTGAGGGAGCGGAGCAAAACCAATCTTCCAGCAAGCAAGCCCCAGCGTTAAAGGAAAGTAAAAAGCCTGGAACGGTTGTAGTGATTGCTGACGTTGATTTTATTTCTGACCGCTATTCGCTGATTACACAAAATGTATTTGGTCGCTCGCTTGTATCGCTACTCAATCACAATTTAGTTTTGTTATTTAATGCAATCGATCAACTCACCGGATCTACCGACTTAATTACAATTCGCTCACGTGGAAAATTTAGCCGACCATTCGAGCGTGTGCAGCAGATTGAAATTAACGCTCAGCGACGCTGGCAAATGGAAGAGCAGAGTTTGCAGGCAGATTTAAATGCAGCGAATGAACGTCTACGTACGCTTGAGCAGAATGAACACGGCGAGAAACCAGCTGCTCAGCAAGTTTTTTCAGATGCGGTACTTGACGAAATCAAACAATTTAAGGAGCAACGCCGTCAGGCCCAAGAGCGCTTACGTGAAGTGCGTAAAAATTTACGTGAAGATAAAGAACGCTTAGGCACTGTCTTGTTTTTGATTAATACTTTTCTTGTGCCCTTGGTGCTATTAGTCGTGGCAGTCGGAAAATTAATTGCCAAACTTAGAACTAAGCAGCGCTCTAATTAA
- a CDS encoding ABC transporter permease, whose product MKQVIAIFNREFRSYFASPLALIFICIFLMLTGFFTFKLGMFYEQGQADLRPFFVWHPWLYLFIIPAISMRLWAEEKKTGTIELLLTLPLSLFEAMAGKFLAAWLFIGLALSLTFPIVLTVCYLGNPDLGVIFAAYLGSFLMAGSFLSIGMAVSATTNNQVIAFVVSTVICLLFILFGFEPVVNTLLGFFPAKFVELITNLSFPFHFEAIQRGVLDLRDLVYFLSLMLTALYIGVVALDRGKAE is encoded by the coding sequence CATTAATTTTTATTTGTATTTTTTTAATGCTGACAGGATTTTTCACATTCAAGCTAGGTATGTTTTATGAGCAAGGACAAGCCGACCTCAGGCCGTTTTTCGTCTGGCATCCCTGGCTGTATCTATTTATCATTCCAGCAATTTCGATGCGGCTTTGGGCTGAGGAAAAAAAGACTGGGACAATTGAGTTACTTTTAACACTTCCGCTTTCGTTATTCGAAGCAATGGCAGGCAAATTTCTTGCCGCCTGGTTGTTTATTGGATTGGCCTTGAGCTTAACATTTCCAATCGTCTTGACAGTTTGTTACCTAGGCAATCCCGACCTGGGGGTAATTTTCGCCGCATATCTTGGAAGCTTCCTCATGGCCGGGTCATTTTTGTCAATTGGTATGGCAGTTTCTGCAACGACAAATAATCAAGTCATTGCTTTCGTTGTCTCTACAGTGATTTGTTTATTATTTATTCTCTTTGGATTTGAGCCCGTAGTGAACACACTACTCGGATTTTTCCCGGCAAAATTTGTCGAATTAATTACTAACTTAAGTTTCCCTTTTCATTTTGAAGCAATTCAACGCGGCGTGCTTGATTTACGCGATTTGGTTTACTTTCTAAGCTTAATGCTGACTGCATTATATATTGGAGTAGTGGCTTTAGATCGGGGCAAGGCAGAATAA